One window of the Fusobacterium animalis 7_1 genome contains the following:
- the mtaB gene encoding tRNA (N(6)-L-threonylcarbamoyladenosine(37)-C(2))-methylthiotransferase MtaB codes for MSFSKKVAFHTLGCKVNQYETESIKNQLIKRGYEEVPFEDKSDIYIINSCTVTSIADRKTRNMLRRAKKINPNAKVIVTGCYAQTNSREILEIEDVDFVIDNKNKSNIVNFVGAIEDISFEREKNGNIFQEKEYQEYEFATLREMTRAYVKIQDGCNHFCSYCKIPFARGKSRSRKKENILKEIEKLVEDGFKEVILIGIDLSAYGEDFEEKDSFESLLEDILKIRDLKRVRIGSVYPDKITDRFIELFKNKNLMPHLHISLQSCDDTVLKNMRRNYGSLLIRESLLKLKSKIKNMEFTADVIVGFPKEDETMFQNTYDVIREIKFSGLHIFQYSDREGTIASNMDGKVDSKTKKQRADRLDSLKQEMLIESRKKYLEKNLEVLVEEEKDGEYFGYSQNYLRVKFKSDEKELINKLINIKIKCVENNVLIGEKEM; via the coding sequence TATGAAGAAGTTCCTTTTGAAGATAAATCAGACATATATATAATAAATTCTTGTACTGTTACAAGTATAGCAGATAGAAAAACTAGAAATATGTTAAGAAGGGCAAAAAAAATAAATCCAAATGCTAAGGTTATAGTTACAGGTTGCTATGCACAGACAAACAGTAGAGAAATTTTAGAGATAGAAGATGTAGATTTTGTTATAGATAACAAAAATAAAAGTAATATAGTGAATTTTGTTGGAGCTATTGAAGATATAAGTTTTGAAAGAGAAAAAAATGGAAATATCTTCCAAGAGAAAGAGTATCAAGAATATGAATTTGCTACTCTTAGAGAGATGACAAGAGCCTATGTAAAAATACAAGATGGCTGTAATCATTTCTGCTCATATTGTAAGATACCTTTTGCTAGGGGAAAAAGTAGATCAAGAAAAAAAGAAAACATCTTAAAAGAAATAGAAAAATTGGTAGAAGATGGTTTTAAAGAAGTAATATTGATAGGTATAGATTTAAGTGCCTATGGTGAGGATTTTGAAGAAAAAGATAGTTTTGAATCTTTACTTGAAGATATTTTAAAGATTAGGGATTTAAAAAGAGTTAGAATAGGCTCTGTCTATCCAGATAAAATAACTGATAGATTTATAGAATTATTTAAGAATAAAAATTTAATGCCTCATCTTCATATATCTTTACAGTCTTGTGATGATACAGTTTTAAAGAATATGAGAAGAAATTATGGAAGTTTGCTTATAAGAGAAAGTTTATTAAAATTAAAATCTAAGATAAAAAATATGGAATTTACAGCAGATGTAATAGTAGGCTTTCCTAAGGAAGATGAAACTATGTTCCAAAATACTTATGATGTAATAAGGGAAATAAAGTTTTCAGGCTTACATATTTTCCAATATTCAGATAGAGAAGGAACCATTGCGAGTAATATGGATGGGAAAGTTGATTCTAAAACTAAGAAACAAAGGGCTGATAGACTTGACAGTTTAAAACAGGAAATGCTTATAGAGAGTAGAAAAAAATACTTAGAAAAGAATTTAGAAGTTTTAGTTGAAGAAGAAAAAGATGGAGAATATTTTGGTTATTCTCAAAATTATTTAAGAGTAAAATTCAAATCTGATGAAAAAGAACTTATAAATAAACTAATAAATATAAAAATAAAATGTGTAGAAAATAATGTATTAATTGGTGAAAAGGAGATGTAG